The following proteins are encoded in a genomic region of Arachis ipaensis cultivar K30076 chromosome B02, Araip1.1, whole genome shotgun sequence:
- the LOC107624399 gene encoding two-component response regulator-like APRR5 isoform X2: MDDEVQAFTIAAAQNDDGASTSRMKGEQIAKNEDCNGNGGGEEVIRWEKILARRVVRVLVVEADNSTRHIITAILRKCSYSVIAVSDGLKAWEVLKKKATDLDLILTEVDLPAISGFALITLIMEHDFCKNIPVIMMSSQDSVNMVLKCMLKGAVDFLIKPVRRNELKNLWRHVWRRHAIDKPPQNTTFPMEKLKTVSQDNSTSNQSSAFVASLQENNGCGENLSEAHSTCTSSFLEAENACMEKRQDASELKLNNVDVVHHEVSINHESKSSKHNDEIVGLVSESAICNKSLKSTDLMIERDHCFAEIKSQDEVLRAESSRANPNINVGIHGCTGSVVEPSRGATDWMIDTFENIEKPINENCSYSGDNTTKSVSDTKMELLLRSDLSDGSCKQASEITEERQRLKHSDTSAFSRYSGHKLLQPSFPLPLITSSKVTNNDQNSQESHKSSGNTLDTCQYGSTGKNEENRSTLVIGQYGQFEPKSSSNECGLFPFSKATSDIKSKEHCNILSSTGQSSGNSLSSDAAKHKSSIAYESVGSGSDGNDTSNVVPKNNPETFSECVRQNYDGFGGTNFHHFSQRQAALTKFRLKRKQRSYGKKVRYETRQRLAEQRPRVKGQFVRKVLDGDLVPDSGGNS; the protein is encoded by the exons ATGGATGATGAGGTTCAAGCTTTTACCATTGCTGCTGCTCAGAACGATGACGGTGCAAGCACATCCAGAATGAAAGGGGAGCAAATCGCGAAAAACGAGGACTGTAACGGTAACGGTGGCGGTGAGGAAGTGATTAGGTGGGAGAAGATTCTGGCGCGGAGGGTGGTTAGGGTTTTGGTGGTTGAAGCTGATAACTCTACCCGCCACATCATCACTGCTATTCTTCGAAAATGCAGTTATTCAG TTATTGCTGTTTCTGATGGATTAAAGGCATGGGAAGTATTGAAGAAGAAAGCAACAGACCTAGATCTCATCTTAACAGAAGTGGATTTGCCCGCAATATCCGGATTTGCACTCATTACTTTAATCATGGAACATGATTTTTGTAAAAACATTCCTGTCATAA TGATGTCTTCTCAAGATTCGGTTAACATGGTGTTGAAATGCATGCTAAAAGGTGCAGTCGATTTTCTTATAAAGCCTGTTCGGAGGAATGAGCTTAAGAACTTATGGCGGCATGTATGGAGAAGGCACGCT ATTGACAAGCCCCCTCAAAATACGACATTTCCAATGGAAAAACTTAAGACTGTTTCGCAAGACAATTCTACAAGCAATCAGTCTAGTGCTTTTGTGGCTTCTTTGCAAGAAAATAATGGATGTGGTGAAAATTTGAGTGAAGCTCAT AGCACTTGCACTTCGTCATTTTTGGAAGCTGAGAACGCATGCATGGAAAAACGGCAAGATGCCTCTGAACTGAAATTGAATAATGTTGATGTCGTGCACCATGAGGTGTCCATCAACCATGAAAGTAAATCAAGTAAGCATAATGATGAAATAG TGGGACTTGTATCAGAGTCTGCAATCTGCAACAAATCTCTTAAATCGACAGATTTAATGATAGAAAGAGACCATTGTTTTGCTGAAATCAAAAGCCAAGATGAAGTTCTAAGAGCTGAATCAAGCAGAGCCAATCCTAATATTAATGTAGGGATTCATGGTTGTACCGGTTCAGTGGTGGAGCCCTCTAGAGGAGCTACTGACTGGATGATTGACACATTTGAGAATATCGAAAAACCTATCAATGAAAACTGTAGTTATAGTGGTGATAATACAACCAAGTCTGTTTCAGATACAAAAATGGAACTTTTGTTAAGAAGTGATCTTTCTGATGGCTCATGTAAACAAGCTAGTGAGATAACTGAGGAAAGACAAAGATTGAAACATTCGGACACGTCTGCTTTTTCTAG GTATAGCGGTCATAAATTGTTGCAGCCTTCTTTCCCGTTACCTTTGATTACCTCTTCCAAAGTAACCAACAATGATCAAAATTCTCAAGAATCTCATAAATCATCTGGAAATACTCTAGATACTTGTCAGTATGGAAGCACAGGCAAAAATGAAGAGAACAGGTCCACTCTGGTCATTGGTCAGTATGGACAATTCGAACCAAAATCATCAAGCAATGAATGTGGACTCTTCCCTTTCAGCAAGGCTACTTCTGATATTAAGTCTAAGGAACATTGTAACATTTTATCCTCTACCGGTCAGAGTTCGGGTAACAGTTTATCTTCTGATGCTGCAAAACATAAAAGTAGTATCGCCTATGAAAGCGTAGGCAGTGGAAGTGATGGAAATGATACTTCGAATGTGGTACCCAAGAACAATCCTGAAACTTTTAGCGAGTGTGTTCGCCAAAACTATGATGGATTTGGAGGAACAAACTTTCATCACTTTAGTCAAAGACAAGCGGCCCTAACAAAGTTTCGACTAAAGCGAAAACAGAGATCCTATGGGAAAAAG GTTCGATACGAAACCAGGCAAAGATTGGCCGAGCAGCGCCCTCGAGTGAAAGGGCAGTTTGTCCGTAAAGTACTAGATGGTGATCTGGTACCTGACTCTGGTGGCAATTCGTAA
- the LOC107624399 gene encoding two-component response regulator-like APRR5 isoform X1, with the protein MDDEVQAFTIAAAQNDDGASTSRMKGEQIAKNEDCNGNGGGEEVIRWEKILARRVVRVLVVEADNSTRHIITAILRKCSYSVIAVSDGLKAWEVLKKKATDLDLILTEVDLPAISGFALITLIMEHDFCKNIPVIMMSSQDSVNMVLKCMLKGAVDFLIKPVRRNELKNLWRHVWRRHAIDKPPQNTTFPMEKLKTVSQDNSTSNQSSAFVASLQENNGCGENLSEAHSTCTSSFLEAENACMEKRQDASELKLNNVDVVHHEVSINHESKSSKHNDEIERSVGLVSESAICNKSLKSTDLMIERDHCFAEIKSQDEVLRAESSRANPNINVGIHGCTGSVVEPSRGATDWMIDTFENIEKPINENCSYSGDNTTKSVSDTKMELLLRSDLSDGSCKQASEITEERQRLKHSDTSAFSRYSGHKLLQPSFPLPLITSSKVTNNDQNSQESHKSSGNTLDTCQYGSTGKNEENRSTLVIGQYGQFEPKSSSNECGLFPFSKATSDIKSKEHCNILSSTGQSSGNSLSSDAAKHKSSIAYESVGSGSDGNDTSNVVPKNNPETFSECVRQNYDGFGGTNFHHFSQRQAALTKFRLKRKQRSYGKKVRYETRQRLAEQRPRVKGQFVRKVLDGDLVPDSGGNS; encoded by the exons ATGGATGATGAGGTTCAAGCTTTTACCATTGCTGCTGCTCAGAACGATGACGGTGCAAGCACATCCAGAATGAAAGGGGAGCAAATCGCGAAAAACGAGGACTGTAACGGTAACGGTGGCGGTGAGGAAGTGATTAGGTGGGAGAAGATTCTGGCGCGGAGGGTGGTTAGGGTTTTGGTGGTTGAAGCTGATAACTCTACCCGCCACATCATCACTGCTATTCTTCGAAAATGCAGTTATTCAG TTATTGCTGTTTCTGATGGATTAAAGGCATGGGAAGTATTGAAGAAGAAAGCAACAGACCTAGATCTCATCTTAACAGAAGTGGATTTGCCCGCAATATCCGGATTTGCACTCATTACTTTAATCATGGAACATGATTTTTGTAAAAACATTCCTGTCATAA TGATGTCTTCTCAAGATTCGGTTAACATGGTGTTGAAATGCATGCTAAAAGGTGCAGTCGATTTTCTTATAAAGCCTGTTCGGAGGAATGAGCTTAAGAACTTATGGCGGCATGTATGGAGAAGGCACGCT ATTGACAAGCCCCCTCAAAATACGACATTTCCAATGGAAAAACTTAAGACTGTTTCGCAAGACAATTCTACAAGCAATCAGTCTAGTGCTTTTGTGGCTTCTTTGCAAGAAAATAATGGATGTGGTGAAAATTTGAGTGAAGCTCAT AGCACTTGCACTTCGTCATTTTTGGAAGCTGAGAACGCATGCATGGAAAAACGGCAAGATGCCTCTGAACTGAAATTGAATAATGTTGATGTCGTGCACCATGAGGTGTCCATCAACCATGAAAGTAAATCAAGTAAGCATAATGATGAAATAG AGAGATCAGTGGGACTTGTATCAGAGTCTGCAATCTGCAACAAATCTCTTAAATCGACAGATTTAATGATAGAAAGAGACCATTGTTTTGCTGAAATCAAAAGCCAAGATGAAGTTCTAAGAGCTGAATCAAGCAGAGCCAATCCTAATATTAATGTAGGGATTCATGGTTGTACCGGTTCAGTGGTGGAGCCCTCTAGAGGAGCTACTGACTGGATGATTGACACATTTGAGAATATCGAAAAACCTATCAATGAAAACTGTAGTTATAGTGGTGATAATACAACCAAGTCTGTTTCAGATACAAAAATGGAACTTTTGTTAAGAAGTGATCTTTCTGATGGCTCATGTAAACAAGCTAGTGAGATAACTGAGGAAAGACAAAGATTGAAACATTCGGACACGTCTGCTTTTTCTAG GTATAGCGGTCATAAATTGTTGCAGCCTTCTTTCCCGTTACCTTTGATTACCTCTTCCAAAGTAACCAACAATGATCAAAATTCTCAAGAATCTCATAAATCATCTGGAAATACTCTAGATACTTGTCAGTATGGAAGCACAGGCAAAAATGAAGAGAACAGGTCCACTCTGGTCATTGGTCAGTATGGACAATTCGAACCAAAATCATCAAGCAATGAATGTGGACTCTTCCCTTTCAGCAAGGCTACTTCTGATATTAAGTCTAAGGAACATTGTAACATTTTATCCTCTACCGGTCAGAGTTCGGGTAACAGTTTATCTTCTGATGCTGCAAAACATAAAAGTAGTATCGCCTATGAAAGCGTAGGCAGTGGAAGTGATGGAAATGATACTTCGAATGTGGTACCCAAGAACAATCCTGAAACTTTTAGCGAGTGTGTTCGCCAAAACTATGATGGATTTGGAGGAACAAACTTTCATCACTTTAGTCAAAGACAAGCGGCCCTAACAAAGTTTCGACTAAAGCGAAAACAGAGATCCTATGGGAAAAAG GTTCGATACGAAACCAGGCAAAGATTGGCCGAGCAGCGCCCTCGAGTGAAAGGGCAGTTTGTCCGTAAAGTACTAGATGGTGATCTGGTACCTGACTCTGGTGGCAATTCGTAA
- the LOC107624399 gene encoding two-component response regulator-like APRR9 isoform X3 translates to MDDEVQAFTIAAAQNDDGASTSRMKGEQIAKNEDCNGNGGGEEVIRWEKILARRVVRVLVVEADNSTRHIITAILRKCSYSVIAVSDGLKAWEVLKKKATDLDLILTEVDLPAISGFALITLIMEHDFCKNIPVIMMSSQDSVNMVLKCMLKGAVDFLIKPVRRNELKNLWRHVWRRHAIDKPPQNTTFPMEKLKTVSQDNSTSNQSSAFVASLQENNGCGENLSEAHSTCTSSFLEAENACMEKRQDASELKLNNVDVVHHEVSINHESKSSKHNDEIDLMIERDHCFAEIKSQDEVLRAESSRANPNINVGIHGCTGSVVEPSRGATDWMIDTFENIEKPINENCSYSGDNTTKSVSDTKMELLLRSDLSDGSCKQASEITEERQRLKHSDTSAFSRYSGHKLLQPSFPLPLITSSKVTNNDQNSQESHKSSGNTLDTCQYGSTGKNEENRSTLVIGQYGQFEPKSSSNECGLFPFSKATSDIKSKEHCNILSSTGQSSGNSLSSDAAKHKSSIAYESVGSGSDGNDTSNVVPKNNPETFSECVRQNYDGFGGTNFHHFSQRQAALTKFRLKRKQRSYGKKVRYETRQRLAEQRPRVKGQFVRKVLDGDLVPDSGGNS, encoded by the exons ATGGATGATGAGGTTCAAGCTTTTACCATTGCTGCTGCTCAGAACGATGACGGTGCAAGCACATCCAGAATGAAAGGGGAGCAAATCGCGAAAAACGAGGACTGTAACGGTAACGGTGGCGGTGAGGAAGTGATTAGGTGGGAGAAGATTCTGGCGCGGAGGGTGGTTAGGGTTTTGGTGGTTGAAGCTGATAACTCTACCCGCCACATCATCACTGCTATTCTTCGAAAATGCAGTTATTCAG TTATTGCTGTTTCTGATGGATTAAAGGCATGGGAAGTATTGAAGAAGAAAGCAACAGACCTAGATCTCATCTTAACAGAAGTGGATTTGCCCGCAATATCCGGATTTGCACTCATTACTTTAATCATGGAACATGATTTTTGTAAAAACATTCCTGTCATAA TGATGTCTTCTCAAGATTCGGTTAACATGGTGTTGAAATGCATGCTAAAAGGTGCAGTCGATTTTCTTATAAAGCCTGTTCGGAGGAATGAGCTTAAGAACTTATGGCGGCATGTATGGAGAAGGCACGCT ATTGACAAGCCCCCTCAAAATACGACATTTCCAATGGAAAAACTTAAGACTGTTTCGCAAGACAATTCTACAAGCAATCAGTCTAGTGCTTTTGTGGCTTCTTTGCAAGAAAATAATGGATGTGGTGAAAATTTGAGTGAAGCTCAT AGCACTTGCACTTCGTCATTTTTGGAAGCTGAGAACGCATGCATGGAAAAACGGCAAGATGCCTCTGAACTGAAATTGAATAATGTTGATGTCGTGCACCATGAGGTGTCCATCAACCATGAAAGTAAATCAAGTAAGCATAATGATGAAATAG ATTTAATGATAGAAAGAGACCATTGTTTTGCTGAAATCAAAAGCCAAGATGAAGTTCTAAGAGCTGAATCAAGCAGAGCCAATCCTAATATTAATGTAGGGATTCATGGTTGTACCGGTTCAGTGGTGGAGCCCTCTAGAGGAGCTACTGACTGGATGATTGACACATTTGAGAATATCGAAAAACCTATCAATGAAAACTGTAGTTATAGTGGTGATAATACAACCAAGTCTGTTTCAGATACAAAAATGGAACTTTTGTTAAGAAGTGATCTTTCTGATGGCTCATGTAAACAAGCTAGTGAGATAACTGAGGAAAGACAAAGATTGAAACATTCGGACACGTCTGCTTTTTCTAG GTATAGCGGTCATAAATTGTTGCAGCCTTCTTTCCCGTTACCTTTGATTACCTCTTCCAAAGTAACCAACAATGATCAAAATTCTCAAGAATCTCATAAATCATCTGGAAATACTCTAGATACTTGTCAGTATGGAAGCACAGGCAAAAATGAAGAGAACAGGTCCACTCTGGTCATTGGTCAGTATGGACAATTCGAACCAAAATCATCAAGCAATGAATGTGGACTCTTCCCTTTCAGCAAGGCTACTTCTGATATTAAGTCTAAGGAACATTGTAACATTTTATCCTCTACCGGTCAGAGTTCGGGTAACAGTTTATCTTCTGATGCTGCAAAACATAAAAGTAGTATCGCCTATGAAAGCGTAGGCAGTGGAAGTGATGGAAATGATACTTCGAATGTGGTACCCAAGAACAATCCTGAAACTTTTAGCGAGTGTGTTCGCCAAAACTATGATGGATTTGGAGGAACAAACTTTCATCACTTTAGTCAAAGACAAGCGGCCCTAACAAAGTTTCGACTAAAGCGAAAACAGAGATCCTATGGGAAAAAG GTTCGATACGAAACCAGGCAAAGATTGGCCGAGCAGCGCCCTCGAGTGAAAGGGCAGTTTGTCCGTAAAGTACTAGATGGTGATCTGGTACCTGACTCTGGTGGCAATTCGTAA
- the LOC107624399 gene encoding two-component response regulator-like APRR5 isoform X4 codes for MKGEQIAKNEDCNGNGGGEEVIRWEKILARRVVRVLVVEADNSTRHIITAILRKCSYSVIAVSDGLKAWEVLKKKATDLDLILTEVDLPAISGFALITLIMEHDFCKNIPVIMMSSQDSVNMVLKCMLKGAVDFLIKPVRRNELKNLWRHVWRRHAIDKPPQNTTFPMEKLKTVSQDNSTSNQSSAFVASLQENNGCGENLSEAHSTCTSSFLEAENACMEKRQDASELKLNNVDVVHHEVSINHESKSSKHNDEIERSVGLVSESAICNKSLKSTDLMIERDHCFAEIKSQDEVLRAESSRANPNINVGIHGCTGSVVEPSRGATDWMIDTFENIEKPINENCSYSGDNTTKSVSDTKMELLLRSDLSDGSCKQASEITEERQRLKHSDTSAFSRYSGHKLLQPSFPLPLITSSKVTNNDQNSQESHKSSGNTLDTCQYGSTGKNEENRSTLVIGQYGQFEPKSSSNECGLFPFSKATSDIKSKEHCNILSSTGQSSGNSLSSDAAKHKSSIAYESVGSGSDGNDTSNVVPKNNPETFSECVRQNYDGFGGTNFHHFSQRQAALTKFRLKRKQRSYGKKVRYETRQRLAEQRPRVKGQFVRKVLDGDLVPDSGGNS; via the exons ATGAAAGGGGAGCAAATCGCGAAAAACGAGGACTGTAACGGTAACGGTGGCGGTGAGGAAGTGATTAGGTGGGAGAAGATTCTGGCGCGGAGGGTGGTTAGGGTTTTGGTGGTTGAAGCTGATAACTCTACCCGCCACATCATCACTGCTATTCTTCGAAAATGCAGTTATTCAG TTATTGCTGTTTCTGATGGATTAAAGGCATGGGAAGTATTGAAGAAGAAAGCAACAGACCTAGATCTCATCTTAACAGAAGTGGATTTGCCCGCAATATCCGGATTTGCACTCATTACTTTAATCATGGAACATGATTTTTGTAAAAACATTCCTGTCATAA TGATGTCTTCTCAAGATTCGGTTAACATGGTGTTGAAATGCATGCTAAAAGGTGCAGTCGATTTTCTTATAAAGCCTGTTCGGAGGAATGAGCTTAAGAACTTATGGCGGCATGTATGGAGAAGGCACGCT ATTGACAAGCCCCCTCAAAATACGACATTTCCAATGGAAAAACTTAAGACTGTTTCGCAAGACAATTCTACAAGCAATCAGTCTAGTGCTTTTGTGGCTTCTTTGCAAGAAAATAATGGATGTGGTGAAAATTTGAGTGAAGCTCAT AGCACTTGCACTTCGTCATTTTTGGAAGCTGAGAACGCATGCATGGAAAAACGGCAAGATGCCTCTGAACTGAAATTGAATAATGTTGATGTCGTGCACCATGAGGTGTCCATCAACCATGAAAGTAAATCAAGTAAGCATAATGATGAAATAG AGAGATCAGTGGGACTTGTATCAGAGTCTGCAATCTGCAACAAATCTCTTAAATCGACAGATTTAATGATAGAAAGAGACCATTGTTTTGCTGAAATCAAAAGCCAAGATGAAGTTCTAAGAGCTGAATCAAGCAGAGCCAATCCTAATATTAATGTAGGGATTCATGGTTGTACCGGTTCAGTGGTGGAGCCCTCTAGAGGAGCTACTGACTGGATGATTGACACATTTGAGAATATCGAAAAACCTATCAATGAAAACTGTAGTTATAGTGGTGATAATACAACCAAGTCTGTTTCAGATACAAAAATGGAACTTTTGTTAAGAAGTGATCTTTCTGATGGCTCATGTAAACAAGCTAGTGAGATAACTGAGGAAAGACAAAGATTGAAACATTCGGACACGTCTGCTTTTTCTAG GTATAGCGGTCATAAATTGTTGCAGCCTTCTTTCCCGTTACCTTTGATTACCTCTTCCAAAGTAACCAACAATGATCAAAATTCTCAAGAATCTCATAAATCATCTGGAAATACTCTAGATACTTGTCAGTATGGAAGCACAGGCAAAAATGAAGAGAACAGGTCCACTCTGGTCATTGGTCAGTATGGACAATTCGAACCAAAATCATCAAGCAATGAATGTGGACTCTTCCCTTTCAGCAAGGCTACTTCTGATATTAAGTCTAAGGAACATTGTAACATTTTATCCTCTACCGGTCAGAGTTCGGGTAACAGTTTATCTTCTGATGCTGCAAAACATAAAAGTAGTATCGCCTATGAAAGCGTAGGCAGTGGAAGTGATGGAAATGATACTTCGAATGTGGTACCCAAGAACAATCCTGAAACTTTTAGCGAGTGTGTTCGCCAAAACTATGATGGATTTGGAGGAACAAACTTTCATCACTTTAGTCAAAGACAAGCGGCCCTAACAAAGTTTCGACTAAAGCGAAAACAGAGATCCTATGGGAAAAAG GTTCGATACGAAACCAGGCAAAGATTGGCCGAGCAGCGCCCTCGAGTGAAAGGGCAGTTTGTCCGTAAAGTACTAGATGGTGATCTGGTACCTGACTCTGGTGGCAATTCGTAA
- the LOC107624430 gene encoding NDR1/HIN1-like protein 12, whose product MAEHRPHHQIQTDDDDEPTHHHQRQHGHPHFQPKMNPHQRNMHMEKPNMANPRYYAPMNRPKREHYLCLIITLLLLGIIILIIWLAYHPTKPHFMVASAAIFGLNATSPPLLAITMQFSILIRNPNRRVSIYFDNLNAFVSYRDQPITPRVMLPPLYLEKHSTVALSPVIGGSPVPVSPEVSNGLIQDAGYGVVGLKLALLGRLKWKAGDIRSAHYSIYVKCDMLVGLKKGFVGQVPLLGSPICNVDM is encoded by the coding sequence ATGGCAGAACATCGTCCTCATCATCAAATTCaaactgatgatgatgatgaaccaACCCATCACCACCAACGCCAACATGGTCATCCCCATTTCCAACCAAAAATGAACCCTCATCAGAGGAACATGCACATGGAAAAGCCTAACATGGCTAATCCTCGCTACTATGCTCCCATGAATCGTCCGAAGCGTGAACATTACCTTTGCCTCATTATCACCCTCCTCTTACTTGGCATCATAATCCTCATCATCTGGCTTGCCTACCACCCAACCAAACCCCACTTCATGGTGGCCAGCGCAGCCATCTTTGGCCTCAATGCAACATCACCACCCCTCTTGGCCATCACCATGCAATTTTCAATCCTTATAAGGAACCCTAACCGTCGTGTCTCAATCTATTTTGACAATCTCAATGCATTTGTGTCCTACAGGGACCAACCAATCACACCACGTGTAATGCTACCACCACTTTACCTAGAGAAGCATAGCACAGTTGCATTATCCCCGGTTATCGGAGGGTCGCCAGTGCCAGTTTCGCCAGAGGTGTCAAACGGGTTAATCCAAGATGCAGGTTATGGTGTGGTTGGCCTTAAGCTTGCACTCCTTGGAAGATTGAAGTGGAAAGCTGGTGACATAAGGTCAGCACATTATAGTATCTATGTCAAGTGTGACATGTTGGTGGGTTTGAAGAAAGGTTTTGTGGGACAAGTTCCTCTTCTTGGATCTCCTATCTGTAATGTAGATATGTAA